One segment of Haloplanus natans DSM 17983 DNA contains the following:
- a CDS encoding DUF7861 family protein — MGGSIAYGRIQARHPTHDRNRWSARTIEAVTTRDGH; from the coding sequence CTGGGGGGTTCGATAGCCTACGGTCGAATTCAGGCCCGACACCCAACCCACGACCGCAATCGGTGGTCGGCTCGGACCATCGAAGCGGTCACGACCCGCGATGGCCACTGA